The following is a genomic window from Methanomassiliicoccus luminyensis B10.
CCGTAATCGCTTCGGTGGCGGCCCTTGGGATCGGTTCTGTCGACATACCGGTAACGGATACCCTGAGGGTTATCGGCCACGCCCTGTTCCCCTCTCACATTGAGGGGCCGGAAAGGGAATGGTACTCCGCCATCATTCTGAACAGCAGGATGCCCCGGGTCTTCATGGCCGTCATCACCGGCCTGAGCCTGGCCATGTCAGGCGTCATAATGCAAGGCATCCTCAGGAACCCCCTGGTGAGCCCGTTCACGCTGGGGGTCTCCTCCGCCGCATCCTTCGGTGCGGCCATGGCCCTGGTATACGCGCCCATGATGTTCGGCGCGGTCTACTATGAAAGCGCGACCTTCCTCGGACAGCCGATAGCCGTCAAGAACCTGTTGCTCATACTCTTCTCGTTCCTGTTCGGGTTGGGGAGCGTGGGGCTGGTCCTTTTGATATCGAAGAGGGGGGACGTCTCTCGGTCCACCATGATCCTCTCTGGCGTGGTGATAAGCTACCTCTTCCAAGCCGGGATATCATTCGCGAAGTACATCTCCAATGACGACGCGTTGCGGGAGATAACCCTCTGGCTCATGGGAGGCATGTGGGGGGTGACCTGGGGCTCCGTGATCATGCTGCTCCCGATAGTGGTGGTATGCTTCGGGCTCATGGAGAAACTGACCGTGGACATTAACACGCTTTCAACGGGGGACGAGGTGGCCAGCAGCCTGGGGATCAGCGTGAACAAGCTGAGGACATCGGGACTGGTGCTTTCCGCCCTGGTAAGCTCCGCCTGCCTAGCCTTCACCGGCATCATCGGGTTCATTGGACTGATGGCGCCGCACATCTGCAGGAGGTTCATAGGCAACGACAACCGGTACCTCCTGCCCGCCTCGGCCTTGATGGGCGCGCTCATCCTGCTGATATCGGACACCGTAGCCAGGATGATTATCAGTCCCTCCCAGCTGCCGGTGGGGGTCATAATGTACATCATCGGCGGCATATTCTTCATATGGCTCGTTACCCGGAAGAACTGGAGGAACATGGCGTGAGGTTCAACGTCGAGAAGGTCTGTCAGAGCTACGACGCCCTGGAGGTATTGAAGGACATCAGCTTCACGGCCGAGGCCGGGGAGGTCGTTGCGCTCATAGGGCCGAACGGCTCCGGAAAATCGACGTTGATCAAGACCATATGCAACGTCAAGCCCGCCCTTTCCGGGCGCATCGATATCGACGGCACCGATATCGCCGCTATGGACAAGAAGGACCTCGCGAAGCTCATCGGCTATGTGCCGCAAAGCTATGCGTACTCCGCGTTCTCCACCGTGTACGACACTGTCCTGATAGGCAGGCGGCCGTACATGGAGTGGTCTTACACCAGGAAGGACCTCAGGATCGCCGCTGAGGCGATGACGGCCATGAAGGTGGACGACCTCGCCGACCGCTACGTGAACGAACTGTCGGGGGGACAGATGCAGAGGGTTTTCCTCGCCCGCGCCCTGGCCCAGGACCCGCGGTTCTACCTGTTCGATGAGCCGACCAGTTCGCTGGACCTGAAGAACCAGCTGGATGCCATGAAGATCATGAGGAGCATCGTCAAGACAAGGGGGTCTGGGATGATAGTCGCGCTCCACGACCTCAACCTGGCCTTGCGGTATTCGGACAAGACCCTGGTGATGAAGGACAAGGGCGTGTACGCCTTCGGGAGGCCTGAGGATGTGATCATCGAAAGGATGATACGCGATGTATACGGCGTCAGCGCGGAGATCGTGGAAGGGAAGCACGGGAGGTATGTACAGCCCTACGACGATCCTGACAGGGACCCTCTGGTGGCCACGATATGACATTGCCCCCTCGCGATGCCAGCGAAGGACACCACCATCGGGTCGTTCCGCGCGGTCCGGGGCAATGTTATTAGCTCAATAGAGGATTTGCCGCCTCATGCTGTACGTCGGGCCGGCGGGCTATCCTCCCGGCAGCAAGGGCGCGGTGCAGGCCGTGGAGAACGTGAAGGCGCTGGGGCTGAACGCCCTGGAGGTGCAGTTCGGCAGGGGCGTCAACCTGAGCGACGAGCGGGCCCTGGAGCTTGGGATCAGGGCAAAAGGCATCGGCGTGGCGCTGAGCGCCCACGCCCCCTACTACATCAACTTCAACTCCGACGCCGCGGGCAGGGCGAAGAGCGAGGACTGGCTGCTCCGCTCCCTTCGTGCCGCCACCCTGTTCGGCGGCCGCATCGTGGTGGTGCATGCCGCCTCGTACATGGGAACGAGCTCGGAGAAGGCCACCGCGGCGGTGGTGGAGGGCGTCCGCGCGGTCCGCAAGGTCATGGAGAACGAAGGCCTCACCCCCGCCATCGGCCTGGAGACGATGGGGAAGACGGGGAGCTGGGGCACCCTGGAGGAGATAGCCGCGGTCATGAAGGAGGTCGACGGCGTCGAGCCGGTGGTCGACTTTGCCCACATCCACGCCCGACGGCAGGGTTGCCTCCGCACCGCCGAGGACTTCAGGGCGGCGCTGGACGAATGGCTGGCCATCCATCCTGGCCGCCTGCACTGCCACTTCAGCTGCATCGAGTACACCGCCAAGGGGGAGAAGCGCCATCTCCTCCTCGAGAGCAGGGACCCCGACTTCGCGCACCTCGCCCCACTTCTTCCCAAGTGCAGCAGGGACGTGACGGTCATCAGCGAGACCCCCGACCCCTCCGGCGACGCCGTGCGCATGAGGGAGATGCTGGAGCAGTAGATGTTCTCAGCCGCTTAATGATATGTCGACAACTATTTATCTCAACAAATCCTGGCTTGACTGGCTCCATCGCGGGGAGGGGATCTAGTTGTCCGATTCAGCGGCAAACCACATTGAAGAGAGCTTCGAGTTCGATTGTCCAGAGTGCGGCGCTCACATTGAGGGGGAGGTCGACCGCTGCCCCAAGTGCGGGGTGGAGTTCGTCATTGAGGAGGTCTCCGAGGCAGAGTGCCCCCAGTGCCACGAGACCATCCCGGTGGACTGCCTGAAATGCCCCTACTGCGGGCTTGCCTTCAGCGCTCCCTCGGAGGCCGAGGAGCCCCGGGCGGAGGTCCAGGAAGCGCCGGTGGAGGTGCGGCCGGCGATCGAGCCCGAGCCGGCAATGACCGAGATCGAGGAGGAGCCGCTCACCCCGGTGTTCAGGGCCGAGCCGGAACCGGAGCCGCAGATCGAGGCGCCTTCCGCACCCGTCTCCGCCCCCGCGAAAGCTCCAGCGGAGGACGGCCCCGCCGCCCCGGACCGGCTGAAGGACGAGTTCTCAGAACTGGTCGGAAGGGTCAAGCCGCTTCTCGCGCTGGCCAAGGACTTCAGCATCGACGCCGTGGACGCCCGCAAGCTCATCAACCGCGCCGTGGAGCTCGGCAAGAACAAGGACGTGGAGGGTGCCGTCAGGACCCTCCGGGAGTGCTCCGCCGCGCTGGACCAGGCCATCGGCGCCTACATGGACAAGGAGTTCTCGGTGCTGGAGGAACTGGCCGAGGTGGCCAGGAAGACCGGCGGCGATCCCGACCCCATCGTGGCGGCCACCGAGAGCGCCAGGGCGATGCGCGCCCAGGGCGACGTCGAGGGGACCCTGACCAAGATCCGCGCCGGCAAGAAGTTCGCCGAG
Proteins encoded in this region:
- a CDS encoding FecCD family ABC transporter permease — protein: MAEADKVTEAERTGLMDILRNRISYDGLEGAYNVTVRKRVTFILFLLALTVIASVAALGIGSVDIPVTDTLRVIGHALFPSHIEGPEREWYSAIILNSRMPRVFMAVITGLSLAMSGVIMQGILRNPLVSPFTLGVSSAASFGAAMALVYAPMMFGAVYYESATFLGQPIAVKNLLLILFSFLFGLGSVGLVLLISKRGDVSRSTMILSGVVISYLFQAGISFAKYISNDDALREITLWLMGGMWGVTWGSVIMLLPIVVVCFGLMEKLTVDINTLSTGDEVASSLGISVNKLRTSGLVLSALVSSACLAFTGIIGFIGLMAPHICRRFIGNDNRYLLPASALMGALILLISDTVARMIISPSQLPVGVIMYIIGGIFFIWLVTRKNWRNMA
- a CDS encoding ABC transporter ATP-binding protein, encoding MRFNVEKVCQSYDALEVLKDISFTAEAGEVVALIGPNGSGKSTLIKTICNVKPALSGRIDIDGTDIAAMDKKDLAKLIGYVPQSYAYSAFSTVYDTVLIGRRPYMEWSYTRKDLRIAAEAMTAMKVDDLADRYVNELSGGQMQRVFLARALAQDPRFYLFDEPTSSLDLKNQLDAMKIMRSIVKTRGSGMIVALHDLNLALRYSDKTLVMKDKGVYAFGRPEDVIIERMIRDVYGVSAEIVEGKHGRYVQPYDDPDRDPLVATI
- a CDS encoding TIM barrel protein — translated: MLYVGPAGYPPGSKGAVQAVENVKALGLNALEVQFGRGVNLSDERALELGIRAKGIGVALSAHAPYYINFNSDAAGRAKSEDWLLRSLRAATLFGGRIVVVHAASYMGTSSEKATAAVVEGVRAVRKVMENEGLTPAIGLETMGKTGSWGTLEEIAAVMKEVDGVEPVVDFAHIHARRQGCLRTAEDFRAALDEWLAIHPGRLHCHFSCIEYTAKGEKRHLLLESRDPDFAHLAPLLPKCSRDVTVISETPDPSGDAVRMREMLEQ
- a CDS encoding zinc ribbon domain-containing protein; the protein is MSDSAANHIEESFEFDCPECGAHIEGEVDRCPKCGVEFVIEEVSEAECPQCHETIPVDCLKCPYCGLAFSAPSEAEEPRAEVQEAPVEVRPAIEPEPAMTEIEEEPLTPVFRAEPEPEPQIEAPSAPVSAPAKAPAEDGPAAPDRLKDEFSELVGRVKPLLALAKDFSIDAVDARKLINRAVELGKNKDVEGAVRTLRECSAALDQAIGAYMDKEFSVLEELAEVARKTGGDPDPIVAATESARAMRAQGDVEGTLTKIRAGKKFAEQLTGPYVSAHEMYEALEKLVQTSEIFFLDVREIRKVLGESKEAGENGDWNTMAALARKGREDLVRMLPDLLKGEMHKAKQSMMEAKLQGRDVNAGVKALKEAASAVKLKRYEDALYLMADLKSSKSA